The Phycisphaerae bacterium genomic sequence TCCCGTTCCCGGATGAGGCCTCGGCCCGCAGCGGACAGCGCGAAGACACGCCGTACTTCCGGCTGCTGAACGGCCAGTGGCAGTTCCGATACTTCGAAAGGGCCTGTGACGTTCCCGATCTCGGAGATTGCTCCCGGTGGACGTGGGACCAGATCACCGTTCCGATCAATTGGCAGATGGCGGGCTACGACCGTCCGCACTACACCAACGGCCGCTACCCGATCCCGATGGACCCGCCATTCGTTCCGAACGACAATCCCGTCGGAGTATATCGGCGGACCTTCACCATTCCCGAGGAATGGGCCGGCCGGCGCGTCTCGGTCACGTTCGACGGTGTGGATTCGGCGTTCTACCTCTATCTGAACGGCAGGAACGTCGGGTTCAGCAAGGTCAGCCACATGCCGGCGGAGTTCAACATCACGCCGTACCTGGCCGAGGGCGAGAACGTCCTGGTCGTACAGGTCTTCAAGTGGTCCGACGGAACGTACCTCGAAGACCAGGACATGTGGCGGCTCAGCGGCATCTTTCGCGACGTCTACCTCGTCGCCGCCCCGCTCCTGCACCTGCGCGACGTCCGCATCCGGACGAAACTCGACGACCGGTGCGAGGACGCGACACTCGAACTGGCCGCTTGGGTGAACAACCACTCACCGCAGGACACCTCGGGCACGTTGGCGGCCAAGCTGCTGGACGAGACAGGGACAGTCATTGCCGACGTTGCGACGGATAGCCTGACGGTCAGCGGCAAGCAGGAGGCGGTCCACGAATTCTCCACACCCGTCATTGCCCCAAAAAAGTGGTCGGCGGAAGAGCCGAACCTCTACACGCTGCTGATCACGCTGACAGGGAACAACGGAAGCATCCTTGAAGTCCAGCGGCAGCCCGTGGGATTTCGCCGGGTGGAGATCCGAGATTCGATGCTGCTGGTCAACGGCGTTCCCATCAAACTCCAGGGCGTCAATCGCCACGACACCGACCCCGACACCGGCCACACCATCTCACGCGAGTCGATGATCCGCGACATCGTGCTCATAAAGCGGCACAACATCAACGCGGTGCGAACCTCGCACTACCCGAACGACCCCTTCTGGCTGGACCTCTGCGACCGCTACGGCCTGTACGTGATCGGCGAAGCCGATCTGGAGTGCAATGGGTTTGTGATTCCCACCATGGATCCCAAGGACTGGGCCCAACTGTCGGATGATCCGGATTGGGAGGCGGCGTATCTGGACCGCATGGTCCGCATGGTCGAACGCGACAAGAACCACCCGTCGATCATCATGTGGTCGCTCGGCAACGAATCGGGCTTCGGCTGCAATCACGTCAAGATGGCCGACTGGGCCCGTCAGGCCGACCCGATGCGGCCGATCCACTACGAGGGCGACTACGACGACAAGATCGCCGACGTCCATAGCCACATGTACACCTCGGTGCCCGAGCTGATCAAAGCGGCGGAGGACCCAGCCGACCAGCGGCCGTATTTCCTTTGCGAATATGCTCACGCGATGGGCCAGGGGCCGGGCAGCCTGAAGGAGTACTGGGAGGCCATCCGCAAGTATCCCAAGCTGATCGGCGGCTGCGTGTGGGAATGGGCCGAACACGGCGTCCGCCAGAGAAAACCCGACGGAACCGAGTGGTTCGCCCACGGCGGCGATTTCGGCGATGATCCACACGACGGGAATTTCTGCTACGACGGCCTGGTTTCGCCCGACCGGATCCCCCGCAGCGGACTGATCGAATACAAAAAGATCCTCGAACCCGTGCACGTCGAAGCCTTGGACCTTGGCAAGGGACGGCTGCGAATCCACAACCGGTGGGCGTTCTCCAGCCTGAATGGCCTGCGGGGCGTCTGGGAGATCAGGAAAGACGGTGAGACTA encodes the following:
- a CDS encoding DUF4981 domain-containing protein gives rise to the protein MYDWQNPKVTGINREPPHVTSIPFPDEASARSGQREDTPYFRLLNGQWQFRYFERACDVPDLGDCSRWTWDQITVPINWQMAGYDRPHYTNGRYPIPMDPPFVPNDNPVGVYRRTFTIPEEWAGRRVSVTFDGVDSAFYLYLNGRNVGFSKVSHMPAEFNITPYLAEGENVLVVQVFKWSDGTYLEDQDMWRLSGIFRDVYLVAAPLLHLRDVRIRTKLDDRCEDATLELAAWVNNHSPQDTSGTLAAKLLDETGTVIADVATDSLTVSGKQEAVHEFSTPVIAPKKWSAEEPNLYTLLITLTGNNGSILEVQRQPVGFRRVEIRDSMLLVNGVPIKLQGVNRHDTDPDTGHTISRESMIRDIVLIKRHNINAVRTSHYPNDPFWLDLCDRYGLYVIGEADLECNGFVIPTMDPKDWAQLSDDPDWEAAYLDRMVRMVERDKNHPSIIMWSLGNESGFGCNHVKMADWARQADPMRPIHYEGDYDDKIADVHSHMYTSVPELIKAAEDPADQRPYFLCEYAHAMGQGPGSLKEYWEAIRKYPKLIGGCVWEWAEHGVRQRKPDGTEWFAHGGDFGDDPHDGNFCYDGLVSPDRIPRSGLIEYKKILEPVHVEALDLGKGRLRIHNRWAFSSLNGLRGVWEIRKDGETIQHGELDILDVAAGSSADLSIPCDSPTDVDGSEYSLHLSFALANSTLWAEKGYELAWAQFLFPTKTPSLAAFAEPRGSELTLDQSGNKVLIEGGDFRIEFDRHSGTIVDWRYRGSSLVAQGPRFNLWRAPTDNDVHVAKQWYQERFDKQMQRTADVRVSRNSPVEAAIEVDAVIAPRAIRPQLACTYRYVIHGSGSVVLTISVRPLRDNLPVLPRVGLLMSLPSGFEDFSWYGLGPHECYVDRQESGRLGVWKSTVTEQYVPYVKPQEHGNRMNVRWATLTNPQGLGLALFGFSTINISALHFTPPDLTDAKHTVDLAPRPETFLCLDHAHHGLGSNSCGPVPLDQYHLRAKPMQLTIGLRPLAGSQDMPELLRRMRMEAS